The sequence below is a genomic window from Mycobacterium sp. ITM-2016-00316.
CATCCGGCCCAGATAGTTCAGCAGGATCTGCGGCCCGCGGTAGGCACCGAGCCGTTCGGCGGTATCGCTGCGCAGGTGACGCAGCAGCGCGTAGTCGATACCGTCACCGGGAATCGCGGCGAGCTCGTCGGCGACCCCGCGCAGATCCTGGGATTCCAGGCGCACCGGGTAGATCGCGCTCAGCAAGCCGACGGTGTCGCCGGTATCGATGTGACGGGAATCGTCGACGAGTCCGGCCGAAACCACGCCATCGGCACGCCCGTAGGTCTCCAACGCCAGCAGCGGTGCGGGCGTGTCCTGTCCGCGCAGCCGGCGCCAGGCGGTCAGCGCCCGGGCCGTCGCCGCGGCCAGCACCTCGGGCACCGGGACCGGTGCGGCCAGCACCTGCGCGGTGACGGAGCGGCCGACGAAGGACATCGACACCACGACGTCACCGGCGCGGTCGGTGTCCGGCCGGACCCGCCGGGTGCCGATATCGGGGTCCGCACCGTCGAGTTGGCCCGCCCAGAAATCGCAGGTGTCGAGCTTGAGGGCGCGCTCGCCCAGCATCAGTGACCACTGCCGCAGCGAGGTGTGCTCCCGCACGGCGGCGGGCGTGCGGCCGGCGGTGACGGCGTGCCAACCGGTTTCGAGCTCACCAAGCACGATCTGCCAGGAGGCCGGGTCCATGGCGAGCACGTGTGCGGTGATGAGCAGTACCTCGGCGCCGCTGTCATGGTGCAGCCACGCCGCGTTGAACATCGCACCCCGGTCGGGGTCCAGCCGCTGCACCGCGGCGTCGGTGTGCTGTGCGACCGCTGCCGTCAGGTCACCCGACACCTCGACCTCGGTGAGGACGTCGACCACCGGGTGATCAATCAAAGCCATTGCCGCGCGGTCCAATCGGCTGCGCAGCGCCGCGTGGCCGTCGACCACACCGCGCAACACCGCGTCCAACTGCTCGCGGGTGGCGCCGCCGGGCAGCCGGATCGCCTCGGTGGATGCCAGCCGGCGCGGGTCCCCGTGGGCCAGCAGCCAATGCCCGGCGGGCAGCAGCGGGATCGGCCCGTTGTCCTCGATGTCGATCTGCTCGGCCTCGACATCGGTATCGATCGCGGTGGCCAGCTCCCGGATGTTGGCGCATTCCAGCATCAGCCGGGCCCGCAGGGACACGCCACGCCGGCGCACCGCCTGCACCACCGACAGCGCGACGATGCTGTCCAGGCCGAGGTCCAGGAAGTCGGCGTTGACGTCCACCACCGGGGTGTCCAGCAGCTCGCCGAGCACCTCGGCGAGCACGATCTCGGTGTCGGTGGCGGGGGCGGCGAATTCGTCGGGCCGACCGACCCCGCGGTCGGTGTCCAGGGCGGCCAGTGCGGCGTCGTCGACCTTGCCGTGTGAGGTCAGCGGGATGGCCTCGACGTCGATGATGTGGTGCGGCACCAGGTATCTGGGCAGGGTGGTCGTCAGCATGCGCCGCAGTTCGCTCACCGGCGCCGTGGTGACCACGTATGCGGTGAGCCGCGGTCCGCTGCGGTGGCGTCGCACCGCGACGTGCGCGTGCCGGACATCGGGGTGACGGTGCAGGGCGGCGGCCACCTCGGCGGGTTCGACCCGGAAGCCGCGGATCTTGACCTGATCATCGCTGCGGCCCAGGAACTGCAGGGCATTCCCAGCGAGGCGCCGGACGACGTCACCGGTGCGGTACATCCGGGCGCCGGGGGTGACGGGGTCGGCGACGAAGCGGCCCGCGGTCTCCCCCGCGCGCCCCAGATAGCCACGGGTGAGCTGCCCGCCGGTCAGATACAGCTCACCGGCCACCCCCGCAGGGACCGGACGCAGCCAGCTGTCCAGCACGTGCGCGGTCGTCGGGTCGGTCGGCAGGCCGATGCAGGGCTGCTCGTTGTCCGCGATCGCGGCGACGACGGCCTCCACGGTGGTTTCGGTGGGGCCGTAGCAGTTGTGGGCCCGCATCCCGGTGCGTTCACATTCGGCGCGGATACCCTGCCAGGCCGAGGTGTCGATGTTCTCCCCGCCGAGCGCCAGCACCGCCAGCGGCACATCGGTCAACAGCCCGGCGGCACGCAGCTGAGTGAACATCGACGGCGTCGTGTCGATCATGTCCAGGCCGACGCGACCGATGGTGGCGACCAGCGCCTCCGCATCGCGCTGCACGTCGTCGCCGATGATGTGCACCCGGTGACCGCCGAGCAGGGCCACCAGCGGCTGCCACGCCGCGTCGAAGGTGAACGACCAGGCGTGGGCGATGCTCAGCGTGCGGTTCAGTTCGGCCTGCGCCGGGCCGAGCACGTTGCGCAGGTGGTCGTCACCGTACGCGAGCAGCGCACTGTGGGTTCCGATGACACCCTTGGGTTTTCCGGTGGTCCCCGAGGTGAAGATGATGTAGGCGCCCTGCCCGGGCCGGACCTGCGCGGGCCGGTAGTCCGGCCCCGGGGCGCCGACGTCGGCCAGCAGTGCGTCGTCGATGACCAAGGCGGCGCCGGTCTGCCCGATGATCTCGCGGATACGTTCCGACGGCATCCCCGGATCCAGCGGGACGATCAGGCCGCCGGCCTTCAGCACAGCCAGCATGGCCACCACGTAGTCGGGTCCGCGGCGCAACAGGATCGGCACCGGGGTTTCGGCGCGCACTCCCCTGCGCTGCAGCTCCGCGGCCAACCGGTCGGCGGCGGTGTCGAATTCGCGGTAGCTCAGCTCGCAGCGACCTCCGGAACTCGATGAGGTGGCGGGATCCCAGCTCAGTGCGATCTCGTCTGGGCGTTCAGCCGCGACCGCGGCGACCGCGGTGTGGAAACCCCCCGCGGCGCCCGCGGTTTCGGTGCGTTCGGAGGTGGCGACCTCGCCGTCGAGGGTGACGTTCACCTCCCGCATCGGGCGTCCCCATGATCGCAGCAGGCGCGCCACGACGGCCAACACCCGCTGCCCCAGGGTCTCGGGATCCAGCAGTCCCAGCGCGCCATCCAGGGTTTCGACGAGCACGGTGAGTCGGCCGTGCGTCGGATGGGCAGCGATGGTGACCGGGAAATGCGACAGGCTTTCCAGCGCGGCGGGCCGGATCACCGCCGATCCCAGGTCGAACTCACCGCTGCCGACGAGCCCGCCGGGTGGGAAGTTCTCGTACACCAGCAGGGTGTCGTACAGCTCGCCGACACCGCCGGCGGACCGCAGCTCGGTATGGCTGAGGTAGCCGTGGTCGCGCAATTCGGCGGCTTCGCGCTGCAGCGCCAGGCACTGCTGCCCGACCCGCTCGCTCGGATCCAGCCGGATCCGCAAGGGCACCGTGTTGATGAACAGTCCGACCATGGCTTCCACCCCGGACAGTTCGTCGGGCCGGCCGGACACCGTCACCCCGAACACCACGTCGGAGCGGTCGGTGAACGCGGACAGTATTGTCGCCCAAGCCATCTGGAACAGGGTGCTGACGGTGACACCCCGGCTCCTGGCGGCTTCGAGCAGCGCTGAGGTGGCCTCTTGGTCCAGATCGATCTCGGTGCGGGTGGGCAGCCCGGCCACGGCTTCGCCGCCCAGGGCCGGGGACAGCAGCGTCGGGCCGTCCAGATCGGCGAGGTGGTCGCGCCAGCGCTGCCGGCTGATCTCGGGATCCCGGGCGGTCAGCCACCCGATGTAGTCCCGGTAGGGCCTCGGCGCCGGCGGAATCGCGGCGATATCCCCACCGGCGCGGTACAGGCCGATGAGCTCGCTGACGAACACCGGCAACGACCAGCCGTCGATCACGATGTGATGCGCGACGACCACCAGCCGCCACTGCTGCTCGGGCATCTGCACCAGCAGGAACCGGATGGACGGCCCCGCACCGAGATCGAAGGGCCGACTGCGCGCCTCGGCCTCCAGGGCGGCGGCCTCGCCGGCATCCGCGACGATGTGCTGCCAAGGCAACTCGAAGGTCGCCGGGACGATCGCGACCGGCCTGCTCAGATTTCCTTGGAAGAAGCTGACCCGGACGTTGGGGTGGCGCTCCAGCATCGCCTCGGCGCAGGATTTCAGCAGGCCGGCATCCAGGTCGCCTTCGACATCGGCAGCCATCGCGATGAAATACGGGTCGGCACCGGCCTCGTTGTCGGTCAGACCGGCCAGCGAGTACAGCCCCTGCTGCAGGGGGCTGAGTGCCATCACATCGGCGATGGCGGGTGTTGGCGAGCTCATGTTCGGTCGGTGCCCCACCCCGCGGTCAGGGCGGCCAGTTCGTCGTCGGACAGCCCCGACGCCGCCATCGGCTCGTGCCGGGTGTCGGCCACCTGCGCCTGCCCGGCCTTGGCGTCGATCGCCGCGGCGAGTTCGGCGAGTTCGGGGTGCTCGAACACCATCCGGGCGGTCAGCGGGACACCGGCATCGCGCGCCCGGGCGGCCAACTGCACGGCCAGGATGCTGTCGCCGCCAAGGGTGAAGAAGTCGTCGTGGCGCCCGAATTCCTGCACCGACAGCAGGTCGACCAGCATGGCGGCCAGCGCCCTTTCGGTCTCGGTGCGGGCCGGTTCGCTCGGCGCGGTGGACACCACCACCGGACGCGGCAACATCGCATCGTCCAGCGAGTTCAGCACGGTGATCGGCAGTGCCGCATGCTCTTCGGGTAGCGCTGCGCGCAGCGCCGCGACGAACGTGTCCGCATCGGCCACCGGTTCGGTGGCCACCACGTAGCCGCCCAGCGCCGGCCCGGTGCGGGTTTCCCAGTACCGCGTCATCGCCGCCGCGACGCCCGGGGCCGCCTCGAGTGCGGCCTGCACCCGATGCTCGCCGCGTTCCAGATACTCCAGGGTGCCCTCGGAGTCCCACCGGGCACGGTCGCCGGTGCGATACAGCCGGGCGCTCGGCCCGAACGGATTCTCCGGATACCGGAAAGCCGCTGCGGGCCCCGCGGTTCCGTAGGAGGCGTCGATGGCGCCACCGGCGTAGTACACATCGCCGGTGACGCCGGCGGCGACCGGAGCCAGCCACTCGTCGAGCACGTACACGCGGTCGGCGCCCACGGTCTGGGGCAGACCCTCCAGCGGCGTGGCCGAACGGCTCCACTCGGCGACGATCCCGTCGTCCCCGTCGGCGATGGTGATATCGCGCAGGGTGCGGTCGGGGTCGTCGGCGAACGCGCGCACGACCCGCTCCAGCCAGGAGATCAGCCGTCGCGCGGTCTCCTGCCGGTACAGCTCGGTGCGGTAGATCACGGTGCCCGCATAGCCCGCCGGCGTACCGTCGGGTGCCGTCTCGGCGAAGAAGTTCAGCGACAGATCGGCATGCGCCACATCGAATGTCGGTTCCAGCGCGGTGAATCGGGTCTCCCCGTCCGCCGAGGTGTCGATGACCTGATCCGACGGCAACTCCTCACGGACGTGCACCACGACGCCGAACAGCGGATTGCGCGACAGCGATCGCACCGGGCTGACGGCATCGACGACGCGGTCGAAGGGCAGGTCCTGATGCGCGTAGGCACCCAATGCCATCTCCCGGGCCCGGCTCAGCACCTCACGCACGGTCGGGTTGCCGTCCAGCTTGTTGCGCAGCACCACGATGTTGATGAAGAACCCGATGAGACCGTCGAGTTCGGGTTCGGTGCGGCCGGCGACCGGGGTGCCCAGTGGGATGTCGGTGCCCTCGCCCGCCTTGTGCAGGGCCACGGCGACGGCGGCCTGCAGCAGCATGAATTCGGTGATGCCGAGTTCGCGGCTCAGTTCGGTCAGTGTCGCGCGGGTATCGGTATCGATGGTGAACGGCAGCGCGTCACCGTCGCCGCCGGGGACGGGCCGGCGCGGGAAGTCCGGGCGCAGCCCGTTCTCCTCCGGCAGACCCGACAGCTGCTCCACCCAGTAGTCACGCTGGGCGGCGATGCTCTCGGTCCGGCCACCGAGCAGTTCGGCCTGCCAGGCCGCGTAGTCGGCGTACTGCACCGGCAGCGGTGCGAAATCCGGTGTCTGACCCGCACTTCGGGCCCGGTAGGCGGTCAGGATATCGGTGAACAGCACCCCGGCCGACCAGTGGTCGGCGGCGATGTGATGCACCACCAGTGACAGCACATGCTCAGTGCCGGTGGACAGCACCGCAGCCCGGATCGGCCACTCGTTCTCCAGGTCGAAGCAGTAGCGCCGCTCGGCGGTCAGTTCAGCCTGCAGCCACTGCTCGCCGTCGCCCCGGGCCCGGCGCACCGGCACCGCCGCCCCCGGGTTGATGATCTGGAACGGCGACCCGTCGATCTCGCGGTAGGTGGTGCGCAGGATCTCGTGCCGGTTCACCACATCGGTGATGGCGGCGACGAAGGCCTCCGGATTGTTCGGTCCGCTCAGGCGGGCCGCGAACGGGATGTTGTTGACCGGGTTGGGGCCGTCGATGCGGAACTGGAACCACTGCCGCAACTGGGCCGCCGACATCTGCAGCGGTCCCTCGTGCGGGACGGCCACCATGGCCGGACGGTCGGAGCGGCCACCGGCGGCGGCGATGGCATCGATGTGCGCGGCGATACCGCTGACGGTGCCGATCTCGAAGATCTCCTGCACCCCGATGTCGACGCGGCAGCGCGAGCGCACCGCGGCCACCAGTTTGGTGGCCAGCAGCGAGTGGCCCCCGAGTTCGAAGAAGGAGTCGTCGGCGCCCACCGTGTCGCGGCCGAGCAGCTCGGCGAACAGCGCGGCGACCTGGCGCTCGGTGTCGGTGGCGGGCTCGCGGTACGCGGTGGCGACCACGATCTCCGGCTCCGGCAACGCTTTGCGGTCGATCTTGCCGTGCGCGGTGATCGGGATCTCGTCGATGGCCACATAGGCCGCCGGGATCATGTACTCCGGCAGGGCCGCGGCGACGCGGGCCCGGATCCGGTCGATCTCGACGATACCGGCCTCACCGGCCGGGGTGACATAGGCGACCAGGCTCTTGCCCAGTCCGGGGACGTCGCTGGCCACCACCACGGCCTGTCCCACCGACGGATCCACCGAGATGGCGGCGGCGATCTCACCGAGTTCGATCCGGAATCCGCGGATCTTGACCTGCTCATCGGCGCGCCCGACGAACTCGATGTCCCCGTCGGCGTTGCGGCGGGCCAGGTCACCGGAGCGGTACATCCGCCCGCCCGGGTTGAACGGGTCGGCGATGAAACGTTCGGCGGTCAGCGCGGGGCGGTGATGGTATCCGTGCGCGACATGTGTTCCGCCGATGTAGATCTCGCCGATCACCCCGACCGGCACCGGCTGCAGGTAGTCATCCAGCAGGTGCATGGTGGTGTTGATCTTCGGGGTACCGATCGGCACGATGCGCGAACCCTGCTTGCCTTCGACCTTGAAACGGCTGCAGTTGAGCACGGTCTCGGTGGGGCCGTAGAAGTTGTGCAGCAGCGAGTCGAACATGGCGTGGAACTTGTCGGCCACCTCGCCGGGCAGCGCCTCGCCGCCGATCGGGACACGCTGCAGGGTGCGCCATTCGTTGACCCCCGGCAGCGACAGGAACAGGCCCAGCAGCGACGGGACGAAATGCATCGAGGTGACACCCTCGTTGCGCAGCAGGTCGGTGAGGTAGCTGATATCGGTCAGTCCGTCGGGCTTGGGGATCACCAGGCGGGCGCCGGCGGCGAGCATGCCGAAGATCTCACCGATCGAGACGTCGAAGCCCTGCGAGGCCACCTGCAGCAACCGGTCCTGATCGGAGACCTGATATTCCGGTCCGAACCAGGCGAAGTACTCGGCGATCGGGCGGTGCGGCACCGGCACACCCTTGGGCAGTCCGGTGGAACCGGAGGTGTAGATCAGGTAGGCGGTGTTCTCCGGCAGCAGCGGGCGTACCCGGTCGGTGTCGGTGGGATCGGCGCAGGCATAGCCGTCCAGGTCGGTGTCCAGTTCGCGGAGGACGACCTTGGGGTCGGAGTCGGACAGGATGTAGCTCAGCCGGTCCTGCGGATAGGTCGGGTCGACCGGCAGGTACACCGCGCCGGCCTTGACGATCCCGAGCGCGGTGATGACCAGTTCCGGCGACTTCTCCATCAGTACCGCGACACGGTCCTCGGTGCCGATTCCCTGGGCAATGAGCTTGTGCGCCAAACGGTTCGCGGTCTCATTGATCTCGCGGTAGCTGTAGTGGCGGCCCTCGTACACCACGGCGGTGACATCGGGGGTCTTGGCAGCCTGCTCCTGCACCAGCGCGGTCAGCGTGGTGGCGGGGGCGTCGAACCGCTCTCCGTGCGACATCGCGCGCAACCATTCGGCGTCCTTGGCCGAGAGAATATCCAGCCGTGCCAGCGGGCGCTCCGGGTCGGTCAGTGCGCTGTCCAGCAGCACCGCAAATGACGTGAGCATGCGTTCGGCCAGGTCGGCGTCGATGATCTCGGTGAGGTGCTCGGCCTCGACAACGGCGTTGGTGCCATCGAACTCGACCATGAAGCCCAACGGCAGCTGGGTGACGTGTCCGCGTAGTTCGCCGCGGGCGCACCGCACGCCCTCGGGTCGGAAACCGCCGCCGTCGGGTTCGCGGAAGCCGAAACTGACCCGGGTCATCCGCTCGGCGCCGTGGCGACGGTCCGGGTTCAGTTCGCGCACCACCCGATCCAGGTTGATGCGCTGGTGGGCGAAGGCGCCCAGCGCGGTGTCGCGGGTGGCCAGCACCAGGTCGCGGAAACCCATCGTGGGCTGCGGGCGCAGCCGCATGGCCACGGTGTTGCCGTAGTAGCCGATGGCATCGTCGGTGCCGCGGTTCAGCACCGGGCTGGCGACCAGGAAGTCATCGGTGTGGGTGTAGCGGTTGATCAGGGCGCCGAAGGCGGCGAGCAGGACCATGTACGGGGTGGCGCCGGTGTCGCGGGCCAGCGCGGACACCTTGGTGACGGTTTCCGGTGCCAGCGCCAAAGAGGTGCGCTGGGAACGGAATCCGGTCGGGATGGCCGAACCGGTGGGGCCCGGAAGTTCCAGGGGCTCGGGCGGATCAGTCATCACCGCGCGCCAGTGCGCCAGATCCTCCTCGCCGGTGTCGGCGGCCGGCGCGGGCGGGCGCGGGGTCGGCCCGAGGTCGGCGCCGCCGTAGGCGGTGGTCAGATCCCCGAAGAACACCCTCCAGCTGCCGTCATCCCAGGCGATGTGGTGGGCGACCAGCAGCATCATGTGCTCGTCGGCGCCCAGACGCACCACGGTGATCCGCAGCGGCGAGTCGGCGGAAAGGTCGAAGCTCCGGCCGAACTCGCGCTGGGCCAACACCTCCAGGCGCAGCCCGCGGGCCCGCTCGGACATCCCCGAAAGATCATGGAAGGCCCACGCCGGGCTCAGGTCCTCGTGCAGGACGGCCTGGGGTTCACCGTTCTCGTCGGCGGAATAGGTGGTGCGCAGCAACGGGTGCCTGCGTGCCACGGCGTTCAGCGCGGCGTGCAGGCGGTCGGCATCCAGGGCGCCGGTCAGCCGGTAGGACAGGCTGATGTTCAGCAGCACACCGGTGGGGTCGAAGGCCTGGACGAACCACATCCGGCGCTGGCCGTCGGACAGTGCCTTGTCATCGATCTCGTCGGCCGTGCTCGAGGACAGGCCCCGCTCGGCGAGCTTGCGGCGCATCAACTCCAGGCGGGATGAGTCAACGGATGCGGCTACGGTGTCAGTCACTTCAGGCGCGCCTTCTTGTCGGGTTCTTCCAGGTGCTCAAGGACCTCGGCGACAGTGGCGCCGCCGAGAATGGTCGCCAGCGGGACATTGACCCCGGCCGCCTTCTTGAGCTTCTTGCGT
It includes:
- a CDS encoding non-ribosomal peptide synthetase: MTDTVAASVDSSRLELMRRKLAERGLSSSTADEIDDKALSDGQRRMWFVQAFDPTGVLLNISLSYRLTGALDADRLHAALNAVARRHPLLRTTYSADENGEPQAVLHEDLSPAWAFHDLSGMSERARGLRLEVLAQREFGRSFDLSADSPLRITVVRLGADEHMMLLVAHHIAWDDGSWRVFFGDLTTAYGGADLGPTPRPPAPAADTGEEDLAHWRAVMTDPPEPLELPGPTGSAIPTGFRSQRTSLALAPETVTKVSALARDTGATPYMVLLAAFGALINRYTHTDDFLVASPVLNRGTDDAIGYYGNTVAMRLRPQPTMGFRDLVLATRDTALGAFAHQRINLDRVVRELNPDRRHGAERMTRVSFGFREPDGGGFRPEGVRCARGELRGHVTQLPLGFMVEFDGTNAVVEAEHLTEIIDADLAERMLTSFAVLLDSALTDPERPLARLDILSAKDAEWLRAMSHGERFDAPATTLTALVQEQAAKTPDVTAVVYEGRHYSYREINETANRLAHKLIAQGIGTEDRVAVLMEKSPELVITALGIVKAGAVYLPVDPTYPQDRLSYILSDSDPKVVLRELDTDLDGYACADPTDTDRVRPLLPENTAYLIYTSGSTGLPKGVPVPHRPIAEYFAWFGPEYQVSDQDRLLQVASQGFDVSIGEIFGMLAAGARLVIPKPDGLTDISYLTDLLRNEGVTSMHFVPSLLGLFLSLPGVNEWRTLQRVPIGGEALPGEVADKFHAMFDSLLHNFYGPTETVLNCSRFKVEGKQGSRIVPIGTPKINTTMHLLDDYLQPVPVGVIGEIYIGGTHVAHGYHHRPALTAERFIADPFNPGGRMYRSGDLARRNADGDIEFVGRADEQVKIRGFRIELGEIAAAISVDPSVGQAVVVASDVPGLGKSLVAYVTPAGEAGIVEIDRIRARVAAALPEYMIPAAYVAIDEIPITAHGKIDRKALPEPEIVVATAYREPATDTERQVAALFAELLGRDTVGADDSFFELGGHSLLATKLVAAVRSRCRVDIGVQEIFEIGTVSGIAAHIDAIAAAGGRSDRPAMVAVPHEGPLQMSAAQLRQWFQFRIDGPNPVNNIPFAARLSGPNNPEAFVAAITDVVNRHEILRTTYREIDGSPFQIINPGAAVPVRRARGDGEQWLQAELTAERRYCFDLENEWPIRAAVLSTGTEHVLSLVVHHIAADHWSAGVLFTDILTAYRARSAGQTPDFAPLPVQYADYAAWQAELLGGRTESIAAQRDYWVEQLSGLPEENGLRPDFPRRPVPGGDGDALPFTIDTDTRATLTELSRELGITEFMLLQAAVAVALHKAGEGTDIPLGTPVAGRTEPELDGLIGFFINIVVLRNKLDGNPTVREVLSRAREMALGAYAHQDLPFDRVVDAVSPVRSLSRNPLFGVVVHVREELPSDQVIDTSADGETRFTALEPTFDVAHADLSLNFFAETAPDGTPAGYAGTVIYRTELYRQETARRLISWLERVVRAFADDPDRTLRDITIADGDDGIVAEWSRSATPLEGLPQTVGADRVYVLDEWLAPVAAGVTGDVYYAGGAIDASYGTAGPAAAFRYPENPFGPSARLYRTGDRARWDSEGTLEYLERGEHRVQAALEAAPGVAAAMTRYWETRTGPALGGYVVATEPVADADTFVAALRAALPEEHAALPITVLNSLDDAMLPRPVVVSTAPSEPARTETERALAAMLVDLLSVQEFGRHDDFFTLGGDSILAVQLAARARDAGVPLTARMVFEHPELAELAAAIDAKAGQAQVADTRHEPMAASGLSDDELAALTAGWGTDRT
- a CDS encoding non-ribosomal peptide synthetase translates to MSSPTPAIADVMALSPLQQGLYSLAGLTDNEAGADPYFIAMAADVEGDLDAGLLKSCAEAMLERHPNVRVSFFQGNLSRPVAIVPATFELPWQHIVADAGEAAALEAEARSRPFDLGAGPSIRFLLVQMPEQQWRLVVVAHHIVIDGWSLPVFVSELIGLYRAGGDIAAIPPAPRPYRDYIGWLTARDPEISRQRWRDHLADLDGPTLLSPALGGEAVAGLPTRTEIDLDQEATSALLEAARSRGVTVSTLFQMAWATILSAFTDRSDVVFGVTVSGRPDELSGVEAMVGLFINTVPLRIRLDPSERVGQQCLALQREAAELRDHGYLSHTELRSAGGVGELYDTLLVYENFPPGGLVGSGEFDLGSAVIRPAALESLSHFPVTIAAHPTHGRLTVLVETLDGALGLLDPETLGQRVLAVVARLLRSWGRPMREVNVTLDGEVATSERTETAGAAGGFHTAVAAVAAERPDEIALSWDPATSSSSGGRCELSYREFDTAADRLAAELQRRGVRAETPVPILLRRGPDYVVAMLAVLKAGGLIVPLDPGMPSERIREIIGQTGAALVIDDALLADVGAPGPDYRPAQVRPGQGAYIIFTSGTTGKPKGVIGTHSALLAYGDDHLRNVLGPAQAELNRTLSIAHAWSFTFDAAWQPLVALLGGHRVHIIGDDVQRDAEALVATIGRVGLDMIDTTPSMFTQLRAAGLLTDVPLAVLALGGENIDTSAWQGIRAECERTGMRAHNCYGPTETTVEAVVAAIADNEQPCIGLPTDPTTAHVLDSWLRPVPAGVAGELYLTGGQLTRGYLGRAGETAGRFVADPVTPGARMYRTGDVVRRLAGNALQFLGRSDDQVKIRGFRVEPAEVAAALHRHPDVRHAHVAVRRHRSGPRLTAYVVTTAPVSELRRMLTTTLPRYLVPHHIIDVEAIPLTSHGKVDDAALAALDTDRGVGRPDEFAAPATDTEIVLAEVLGELLDTPVVDVNADFLDLGLDSIVALSVVQAVRRRGVSLRARLMLECANIRELATAIDTDVEAEQIDIEDNGPIPLLPAGHWLLAHGDPRRLASTEAIRLPGGATREQLDAVLRGVVDGHAALRSRLDRAAMALIDHPVVDVLTEVEVSGDLTAAVAQHTDAAVQRLDPDRGAMFNAAWLHHDSGAEVLLITAHVLAMDPASWQIVLGELETGWHAVTAGRTPAAVREHTSLRQWSLMLGERALKLDTCDFWAGQLDGADPDIGTRRVRPDTDRAGDVVVSMSFVGRSVTAQVLAAPVPVPEVLAAATARALTAWRRLRGQDTPAPLLALETYGRADGVVSAGLVDDSRHIDTGDTVGLLSAIYPVRLESQDLRGVADELAAIPGDGIDYALLRHLRSDTAERLGAYRGPQILLNYLGRMRQAPRGSVLTLDRDLLTQVSRIPEPNLAVRHEITLNVAMVDKDGSPVLGTQWRTLPDILSAEDVATLQALWQDALREVIQ